One part of the Phycisphaeraceae bacterium genome encodes these proteins:
- a CDS encoding redoxin family protein → MLTRLLAAGLIFCAAGAVVAQDSPSKEQPAPAKAEKPASKKLSPGDKAPALSIEKWVKGEPVTGFENGRTYVIEFWATWCGPCIASMPHLTELQSHYKDKGLTIIGVTSADPNNSLDDVTEMVKEKGDGMGYTVAWDTDRETYDAYMKAAKQNGIPTAFVVNSAGVIAYIGHPSRLDKPLEQIIAGTYDIKAAAEREAKRTPLMKAIGSSIQAGEWDTALAKTEELIALDPENGGDIAASVFATVLKGADDPTSAYAFARKAVDGSAKDNAMALNIISWSIVDPEADVSNKDLDLAMAAAKRCDEISGSKEPAFIDTLARVYFLKGDKVKAIELQEKAVRLADGDMREQLEESLAEYKAAGSKN, encoded by the coding sequence ATGCTGACCCGTCTGCTCGCCGCCGGCCTCATCTTCTGCGCCGCCGGCGCCGTCGTCGCCCAGGACAGCCCGTCCAAGGAGCAGCCCGCGCCCGCTAAGGCCGAAAAACCCGCCAGCAAGAAACTGAGCCCCGGCGACAAGGCCCCGGCCCTCTCGATCGAGAAGTGGGTCAAGGGCGAGCCCGTCACCGGCTTCGAGAACGGACGCACCTACGTCATCGAGTTCTGGGCCACCTGGTGCGGCCCCTGCATCGCCAGCATGCCCCACCTCACCGAACTCCAGTCCCATTACAAGGACAAGGGCCTCACCATCATCGGCGTCACCAGCGCCGATCCCAACAACTCCCTCGACGATGTCACCGAGATGGTCAAGGAGAAGGGCGACGGCATGGGCTACACCGTCGCTTGGGACACCGACCGTGAAACCTACGACGCCTACATGAAGGCCGCCAAGCAGAACGGCATTCCCACCGCCTTCGTCGTCAACTCCGCCGGTGTCATCGCCTACATCGGCCACCCATCCCGCCTCGACAAGCCCCTCGAGCAGATCATCGCCGGCACCTACGACATCAAGGCCGCCGCCGAGCGCGAGGCCAAGCGGACGCCCCTTATGAAGGCCATCGGCTCGTCCATCCAGGCCGGCGAGTGGGACACCGCTCTGGCCAAGACCGAGGAACTCATCGCACTCGACCCCGAGAATGGCGGCGACATCGCCGCCAGCGTCTTCGCCACGGTCCTCAAGGGCGCGGACGACCCCACCAGCGCCTACGCCTTCGCCCGCAAGGCCGTCGACGGCTCCGCCAAGGACAACGCGATGGCCCTGAACATCATCTCCTGGTCCATCGTTGACCCCGAGGCCGATGTCTCCAACAAGGACCTCGACCTCGCCATGGCCGCCGCCAAGCGCTGCGACGAGATCTCCGGCAGCAAGGAGCCCGCCTTCATCGACACCCTCGCCCGCGTCTACTTCCTCAAGGGCGACAAGGTGAAGGCGATCGAACTCCAGGAGAAGGCCGTCCGCCTCGCCGACGGCGACATGCGCGAGCAGCTCGAAGAGTCCCTCGCCGAGTACAAGGCCGCCGGTTCCAAGAACTGA
- a CDS encoding MBL fold metallo-hydrolase, whose protein sequence is MLFRMLYDDKLAQAAYLIGCQRTGEAIVIDPERDADRYIAAARAEGLRITAVAETHIHADYLSGARELAERTGAKVYLSDEGGADWKYLWVHHKSSGGDYPHQLLKHHDTFSVGNIDFTTLHTPGHTPEHIAFLVTDRGSGAAEPMGIVSGDFVFVGDLGRPDLLETAAGHAGVKESSARQLRESARAFLDLPDFLQVWPAHGAGSACGKALGAVPQSTVGYEKRFNPLLRIAQDEARFVDSILDGQPEPPLYFARMKRENKSGPALLGALPKPRALTPADLADLTPDSVILDTRPWPAFRAAHLKGALSAPLDKSFPTIAGSYIDPRSAIILIAEPHQVAEAVRDLINVGLDRITAYATPDTLNTFTTSNPSRAVSTPEIDVAAAKSLLNSASPPFLLDVRKSVEFTAGHLPGATNAVHVRLPESLDRLPKNRPILVSCQGGMRSARACSLLQRHGFNVTNLAGGFGAWAKSGGPVEK, encoded by the coding sequence ATGCTCTTCCGCATGCTCTACGACGACAAACTCGCCCAGGCCGCCTACCTCATCGGCTGCCAGCGCACCGGCGAGGCCATCGTCATCGACCCCGAGCGCGACGCCGACCGCTACATCGCCGCCGCCCGCGCCGAGGGCCTCCGGATCACCGCCGTCGCCGAGACCCACATCCACGCCGACTACCTCTCCGGCGCCCGCGAACTCGCCGAGCGCACCGGTGCCAAGGTCTACCTCTCCGATGAGGGCGGCGCCGACTGGAAGTACCTCTGGGTCCACCACAAGTCCTCCGGCGGCGACTATCCTCACCAGCTCCTCAAGCACCACGACACCTTCTCCGTCGGCAACATCGACTTCACCACCCTCCACACCCCCGGCCACACCCCCGAGCACATCGCCTTCCTCGTCACCGACCGCGGCTCGGGCGCCGCCGAGCCCATGGGCATCGTCTCCGGCGACTTCGTCTTCGTCGGCGACCTCGGCCGCCCCGACCTCCTCGAGACCGCGGCCGGCCACGCCGGCGTCAAGGAGTCCTCCGCGCGCCAACTCCGCGAATCCGCCCGCGCCTTCCTCGATCTCCCCGACTTCCTCCAGGTCTGGCCCGCCCACGGCGCCGGCAGCGCCTGCGGCAAGGCCCTCGGCGCCGTCCCCCAGTCCACTGTCGGCTACGAGAAGCGCTTCAACCCCCTCCTCCGCATCGCCCAGGACGAAGCCCGCTTCGTCGACTCCATCCTCGACGGCCAGCCCGAACCCCCGCTCTACTTCGCCCGCATGAAGCGCGAGAACAAGTCCGGCCCCGCACTCCTCGGCGCCCTCCCCAAACCCCGCGCCCTCACCCCCGCCGACCTCGCCGATCTCACCCCCGACTCGGTCATCCTCGATACCCGCCCATGGCCCGCCTTCCGCGCCGCCCACCTCAAGGGCGCCCTCAGCGCCCCCCTCGACAAGTCCTTCCCCACCATCGCCGGCTCTTACATCGATCCCCGCTCCGCCATCATCCTCATCGCCGAGCCCCACCAGGTCGCCGAGGCCGTCCGCGACCTCATCAACGTCGGCCTCGACCGCATCACCGCCTACGCCACCCCCGACACCCTCAATACCTTCACCACATCCAACCCCTCCCGCGCCGTCTCCACCCCCGAGATCGACGTCGCCGCGGCCAAGTCTCTGCTCAACTCCGCCTCGCCCCCCTTCCTCCTCGATGTCCGCAAGAGCGTCGAGTTCACCGCCGGCCACCTCCCCGGCGCCACCAACGCCGTCCACGTCCGTCTCCCCGAATCCCTCGACCGCCTCCCCAAGAACCGCCCCATCCTTGTCAGCTGCCAGGGCGGCATGCGCTCCGCTCGCGCCTGCTCCCTCCTGCAGCGCCACGGCTTCAACGTCACCAACCTCGCCGGCGGCTTTGGCGCCTGGGCCAAGTCCGGCGGACCCGTCGAGAAGTAG
- a CDS encoding TSUP family transporter, which produces MIYALLGALIIGLALGLLGSGGGILTVPILVYLAGHERHTATAESLAIVGLISLISAALLARAGRVDLRRAAVFGIPGMAGAALGGWLGGLVPGPAKLALLAVIMLAAAAMMARRSPPTPRSPGQIRYLAVATQGLLVGAVTGLVGVGGGFLIVPALVLLGGVEMHIAIGTSLAIITLNSAAGLVSNLRALDARGLHVDCPTIALFAAIGIGGSLVGASLGARLDQRRLRQIFSGFLLLLAVFILIKEGPGVVRSFRPPEPPEASAAAHFTRSPARSVGAQQEGHPMTTLASPATSTQQHVHQIEPRDLDSLLRAGRAVIIDVREPVEHRTEHIAGSISLPLSSFDPTRVPAAGDKTIVLHCRSGKRSATAAEKLLAAGRESVTCLTGGLEAWKAAGLPIEKDASAPRLDLQRQTQITIGSFVLLWVALGAFVSPWFLALAAFMGAGLVVAGATGTCGMAMLIAKMPWNRAAPQS; this is translated from the coding sequence GTGATCTACGCCCTCCTCGGCGCCCTCATCATCGGCCTCGCCCTCGGCCTCCTCGGCTCCGGCGGCGGCATCCTCACCGTCCCCATACTCGTCTACCTCGCCGGCCACGAACGCCACACCGCCACCGCTGAGTCCCTCGCGATCGTCGGCCTCATCAGCCTCATTTCCGCCGCCCTCCTCGCCCGCGCCGGCCGGGTGGACCTCCGCCGCGCCGCCGTCTTCGGCATCCCCGGCATGGCCGGCGCTGCGCTCGGCGGCTGGCTCGGCGGCCTCGTCCCCGGCCCGGCCAAGCTCGCCCTCCTCGCCGTCATCATGCTCGCCGCCGCCGCGATGATGGCCCGCCGCTCGCCCCCAACACCCCGCTCTCCCGGCCAGATCCGCTACCTCGCCGTCGCCACCCAGGGCCTCCTCGTCGGCGCCGTCACCGGGCTCGTCGGCGTCGGCGGCGGCTTCCTCATCGTCCCAGCACTCGTCCTCCTCGGCGGCGTCGAGATGCACATCGCCATCGGCACCAGCCTCGCCATCATCACCCTCAACTCCGCGGCGGGCCTCGTCTCCAACCTCCGCGCCCTCGACGCCCGCGGCCTCCACGTCGACTGCCCCACCATCGCCCTCTTCGCCGCCATCGGCATCGGCGGCAGCCTCGTCGGCGCCTCCCTCGGCGCCCGACTCGACCAGCGACGCCTCCGCCAGATCTTTTCGGGCTTCCTTCTCCTCCTCGCCGTGTTTATCCTTATCAAGGAGGGCCCGGGCGTCGTCCGCTCATTCCGCCCGCCCGAGCCCCCCGAAGCGTCCGCGGCCGCACACTTCACCCGCAGCCCCGCCCGCAGCGTCGGGGCCCAACAGGAGGGACACCCCATGACCACCCTCGCCTCCCCCGCGACCTCAACCCAGCAGCACGTGCATCAGATCGAACCGCGAGATCTCGATTCCCTCCTCCGCGCCGGCCGCGCCGTCATCATCGACGTCCGCGAGCCCGTCGAGCACCGCACCGAGCACATCGCCGGCTCCATCTCGCTCCCCCTCTCCTCCTTCGATCCCACCCGCGTCCCCGCCGCCGGCGACAAGACCATCGTCCTCCACTGCCGCTCCGGCAAGCGATCCGCCACCGCGGCGGAAAAACTCCTCGCCGCCGGTCGCGAATCCGTCACCTGCCTCACCGGCGGTCTCGAAGCCTGGAAAGCCGCCGGACTCCCCATCGAGAAGGACGCATCCGCACCGCGCCTCGATCTGCAGCGCCAGACCCAGATCACCATCGGGTCTTTCGTGCTGCTCTGGGTTGCCCTCGGCGCCTTCGTTTCCCCTTGGTTCCTCGCCCTCGCGGCCTTCATGGGCGCCGGTCTGGTCGTTGCCGGCGCCACAGGCACCTGCGGCATGGCCATGCTCATCGCCAAGATGCCGTGGAACCGCGCCGCTCCGCAGAGCTGA
- a CDS encoding class I SAM-dependent methyltransferase: MTSTKVDDRGEKASGTPYAKHVFRMIAIAIGAGLIHFGVERAMHAHSMTEWLTNLWSAPREEWWRGLQAGIVASLLLESAIVLVDVARRVGMLLSATGRLQDEFDAPNRVKLPDVEDADTRRRVMHIATSIRETLELIAQRTPAETRQQYARCYDAAISEVNAGIASKHIRLQVEGVSAPRILDLIRTTAAHADRVVATCFTKMDDFWCTKTGLDYLELNLSLLRPDPEYNRNQSLQMERIFGVMEKDGYRDNIKLREVIRLLRSNGCECHVRSPLTVSGSSPRDLFILLRKDAPLMGIEWDVDRHGTALGVTVQLPGGALDELYAAYRKLRAAPSSGDLPEGLHELRGVAASKAYLERLNETYIRTNSLQYLRNAPRSPDGIAEYWRKLEGTIVRPSTKTMAWMSDQIASKMKTNGRIERICILGCTPEVRELVATTKTLDRVRVELVDLSQAMYDGMNAFIRRSPHLDDRARERCAAQVLLPINWLGLDLLRKAQFDLVLGVDVLNMLPRDGMKMLLDRISQVLRPGGSALLQMVCHSPERMNGHSQMVDRMPQRATRRLAKAASHNHHDLFVDIAFDLCNAAEDLPKLNLPEAYDWVMSHASDAAHGSFVDTVRSTYAHCHSVLSLVSPSELFADGMRPRDLHPIGNVQDAYDGKLRFTGDMHMFRFDKQ, encoded by the coding sequence ATGACGAGTACCAAGGTTGACGATCGTGGCGAAAAGGCGTCAGGCACGCCGTACGCAAAACACGTGTTCCGTATGATTGCTATTGCAATCGGTGCGGGGCTTATCCACTTCGGTGTTGAAAGAGCCATGCACGCCCACTCAATGACGGAATGGTTGACCAATCTCTGGTCGGCTCCGCGTGAAGAGTGGTGGAGGGGGCTTCAGGCAGGCATCGTCGCATCGTTGCTGCTTGAATCAGCCATAGTACTCGTCGATGTCGCAAGGCGGGTAGGCATGCTCCTTAGTGCTACTGGACGGCTCCAGGATGAGTTTGACGCCCCCAACCGGGTAAAGCTGCCTGACGTCGAGGATGCCGATACGAGACGGCGGGTCATGCACATCGCGACCAGTATTCGGGAAACACTTGAACTGATAGCACAGCGGACTCCAGCCGAAACTCGACAGCAGTATGCTCGCTGCTACGACGCAGCGATTTCAGAAGTCAACGCTGGCATTGCTAGTAAGCATATCCGCTTGCAGGTGGAAGGAGTTTCGGCACCTCGGATTCTAGATCTAATCCGAACAACAGCGGCCCATGCCGACCGTGTTGTGGCGACGTGCTTCACGAAGATGGACGACTTCTGGTGCACCAAGACGGGACTGGATTATCTCGAACTCAACTTGTCGCTGCTTAGGCCTGATCCGGAATACAATCGAAATCAGTCGCTTCAAATGGAGCGCATTTTTGGAGTCATGGAGAAAGATGGGTATCGAGACAACATAAAGCTTCGTGAAGTCATACGTCTTCTTCGCAGCAATGGATGCGAATGCCATGTTCGGTCTCCGCTGACTGTTTCTGGAAGCTCGCCGCGAGACTTGTTCATTCTGCTGCGCAAGGACGCTCCATTGATGGGTATCGAGTGGGATGTGGATCGTCACGGCACTGCTCTCGGAGTTACGGTTCAGTTGCCCGGCGGTGCGCTCGACGAGCTCTACGCTGCATACCGGAAGCTGCGGGCTGCGCCATCAAGTGGCGACCTGCCCGAGGGGCTCCATGAACTGCGCGGTGTGGCCGCATCAAAGGCTTATCTCGAGCGACTAAATGAGACGTATATTCGTACGAATAGCCTTCAATACCTACGTAATGCACCGAGATCTCCTGACGGCATCGCTGAGTATTGGAGAAAGCTGGAAGGAACAATAGTAAGGCCGAGCACCAAGACCATGGCATGGATGTCGGACCAGATTGCGTCGAAGATGAAGACGAACGGAAGGATTGAGCGGATCTGTATTCTCGGCTGCACGCCGGAAGTTCGGGAACTCGTGGCAACCACAAAGACTCTGGATCGCGTCAGAGTTGAGCTGGTTGATCTGTCGCAGGCGATGTACGATGGAATGAATGCTTTTATTCGTCGATCGCCTCATCTCGATGATCGCGCACGAGAGCGATGCGCCGCGCAGGTGCTACTGCCAATTAACTGGTTGGGATTGGATTTGCTTAGAAAGGCGCAGTTTGATCTTGTTCTTGGAGTGGATGTGCTCAATATGCTGCCACGAGATGGCATGAAGATGCTGCTCGATCGTATCAGTCAAGTGCTCAGGCCCGGTGGGAGTGCTCTGCTCCAGATGGTGTGCCACTCGCCTGAGCGTATGAATGGGCATTCTCAGATGGTCGATCGGATGCCACAGCGAGCAACGAGGCGCTTGGCAAAGGCCGCTAGTCATAATCATCACGATCTCTTTGTCGACATCGCGTTTGATCTCTGCAATGCTGCGGAGGACCTCCCCAAGCTGAATCTTCCTGAGGCGTATGACTGGGTAATGAGCCATGCCTCAGATGCGGCGCATGGATCCTTTGTGGATACGGTACGGTCTACGTATGCCCATTGTCACAGCGTGCTTTCGTTGGTCAGCCCTTCAGAGTTGTTTGCTGATGGGATGCGGCCAAGGGACTTGCATCCCATTGGCAATGTGCAGGACGCGTACGATGGCAAGCTGCGGTTCACCGGCGACATGCACATGTTCCGCTTTGACAAGCAATAG
- a CDS encoding cystathionine gamma-synthase encodes MHDSAQGFGTRAIHAGQSPDPTTGAIMTPIYQTSTYVQESPGVFKDGYDYSRSKNPTRTALEDNLASLEGGKHGLCFSSGLAAIDCVLHTLSSGDHIVLCDDVYGGTFRLIDKVFKQLGLTVTRVDMTDLKATEGAFTPKTRLVWIETPTNPMLKVIDIGAVTTMARARGAVSVVDNTFATPYLQNPLALGADVVMHSSTKYIGGHSDVIGGVLVTSNDELAERLRFVQNAAGAVPGPTDCFMLLRSTKTLHVRMDRHCANALQVVDFLSAHTRVLEVFFPGLKAHPQHALATEQMRGYGAIISCRIDGGVAGATSMLEQVRLFSLAESLGGVESLIEHPAIMTHASVPPAHRHQLGITDDLVRLSVGIEDAKDLIQDLDSALQ; translated from the coding sequence ATGCACGACAGCGCACAGGGGTTTGGCACGAGGGCGATCCACGCGGGGCAGTCGCCGGATCCGACGACTGGCGCGATCATGACGCCGATCTACCAGACTTCGACGTACGTCCAAGAGTCTCCGGGCGTTTTTAAGGACGGTTACGACTATTCACGGTCGAAGAATCCGACGAGGACGGCGCTGGAGGACAACCTTGCTTCGCTTGAGGGCGGGAAACACGGGCTGTGCTTCTCCTCAGGGCTCGCAGCGATTGACTGCGTGCTGCACACGCTGAGTTCGGGGGATCACATCGTGCTGTGCGACGATGTGTACGGGGGGACGTTCCGGCTCATCGACAAGGTGTTCAAGCAACTGGGCCTGACTGTGACGCGGGTGGACATGACAGACCTGAAGGCGACTGAGGGGGCGTTCACGCCGAAGACGCGGCTGGTGTGGATCGAGACGCCGACGAACCCGATGCTGAAGGTGATCGACATCGGCGCGGTGACGACGATGGCGAGGGCGCGCGGAGCGGTGAGCGTGGTGGACAACACCTTCGCTACACCGTACCTACAGAACCCCCTGGCGCTGGGGGCGGATGTGGTGATGCACTCGTCGACCAAGTACATCGGCGGGCACAGCGACGTGATCGGCGGGGTGCTGGTGACGAGCAACGATGAACTGGCGGAGCGGCTGCGGTTCGTGCAGAACGCGGCGGGTGCGGTGCCGGGGCCAACGGACTGCTTTATGCTGTTGCGATCAACCAAGACACTGCACGTGCGGATGGATCGTCACTGTGCCAACGCACTACAGGTTGTTGATTTTCTGTCAGCCCATACACGTGTGCTCGAAGTGTTTTTCCCCGGGCTCAAGGCACACCCACAGCACGCCTTGGCGACTGAGCAGATGAGGGGCTATGGCGCCATCATCAGTTGCCGCATCGACGGCGGAGTTGCCGGCGCGACTTCGATGCTCGAACAAGTGCGTCTCTTTTCGCTCGCCGAATCGCTGGGCGGAGTGGAATCTCTGATTGAGCACCCCGCGATCATGACACACGCCTCCGTCCCACCAGCTCATCGGCACCAGCTTGGCATCACCGACGACCTCGTCCGTCTTAGCGTGGGCATTGAAGACGCGAAAGATCTTATCCAAGATCTCGACTCCGCACTGCAGTAG
- a CDS encoding homoserine dehydrogenase, giving the protein MNGSPLLSRVDAPQRPPMRVALLGCGTVGSAVARRLVEDRSGRFELVKVLVRDAGRDRGIAGGLFTTRFEEVMDAEPGVLIEVLGGLDPARACVRRALESGVNVVTANKSLISHHAEELARHAEAGGARLAYEASVCAGVPVLAALEQLRGDRVESIRAIVSGSCNYILSRMASGIRFAAALDEARARGLVEPDPSADISGQDAAEKVCILAMACGWGPVRPHEIERGGIDRVQLEDIRHARESGRVIRLVADLDFVERRLRVGPTLVPLSHPLAGVRAEENGVLIRCELAGEIFLRGLGAGPGPTAAAILGDVVRLSGSAGAVEEIGGQARLGSGRGRGRAKRASVRFAGHGHEVGPDRVLEIARGEGGRVREIALGRGSVHMEVEGLDGGERLAEALNGGSEVASWERTLVMPVLDGR; this is encoded by the coding sequence GTGAACGGATCACCATTGCTGTCCAGGGTTGACGCACCTCAGCGGCCCCCCATGCGGGTGGCTCTGCTGGGGTGCGGGACGGTCGGCAGCGCGGTGGCGCGGCGGCTGGTGGAAGACCGGAGCGGCCGGTTCGAGTTGGTGAAGGTGCTGGTGCGCGATGCGGGGCGGGACCGTGGGATTGCCGGCGGGCTGTTCACCACGCGGTTCGAGGAGGTGATGGATGCGGAGCCAGGGGTACTCATCGAGGTGCTCGGCGGATTGGATCCGGCGCGGGCGTGCGTCCGGCGCGCGCTGGAGTCGGGAGTAAATGTGGTGACCGCGAACAAGTCGCTGATCTCGCACCACGCCGAGGAACTGGCCCGGCATGCGGAAGCGGGCGGCGCACGGCTGGCGTATGAGGCGAGCGTGTGCGCCGGGGTGCCGGTGCTGGCGGCCCTGGAGCAGCTGCGCGGCGATCGCGTGGAATCCATCCGGGCGATTGTGAGCGGGTCGTGCAACTACATCCTGTCGCGGATGGCGTCAGGGATCAGGTTCGCGGCCGCGCTGGATGAGGCGCGGGCTCGCGGGCTGGTCGAGCCGGATCCGAGCGCCGACATCTCCGGGCAGGATGCGGCGGAGAAAGTCTGCATCCTGGCGATGGCCTGCGGATGGGGGCCCGTCAGGCCTCACGAGATCGAACGTGGAGGGATCGATCGTGTGCAGCTGGAGGACATCCGTCACGCCCGGGAGAGCGGGCGGGTGATCCGGCTGGTCGCCGACCTGGACTTTGTCGAGCGGCGGCTGCGGGTCGGGCCGACGCTCGTTCCGCTGTCGCATCCGCTCGCTGGTGTGCGGGCCGAGGAGAACGGGGTGCTTATCCGGTGCGAGCTGGCCGGCGAGATCTTTCTTCGGGGGCTCGGCGCCGGGCCCGGGCCGACCGCCGCGGCGATCCTGGGCGACGTGGTAAGGCTTTCCGGCTCTGCCGGCGCTGTCGAGGAGATCGGCGGGCAGGCGCGTCTCGGGAGCGGGCGGGGAAGGGGAAGGGCCAAGCGGGCGAGCGTCCGGTTCGCGGGGCACGGGCACGAGGTCGGGCCCGATCGCGTGCTGGAGATCGCGCGGGGGGAGGGCGGACGCGTGCGGGAGATCGCCCTCGGGCGAGGGAGCGTGCACATGGAGGTGGAAGGTCTCGATGGCGGCGAGCGTCTCGCGGAGGCTCTGAACGGCGGGTCTGAGGTGGCCAGCTGGGAGCGGACCCTGGTGATGCCCGTGCTCGATGGACGGTGA
- a CDS encoding PLP-dependent transferase, with protein MPLDYGFDTLAIHAGSPSDPLTGAVVTPIYQTTTFSQDELGGTPEWCYSRSGNPTRAALEASLAALEGAKHGFAFASGLAAANAVLQCLSSGDHVVASQDLYGGCYRLFTRVFSRFGVRFSLVDSTDVRAVGAAITAQTRLLWLETPSNPLLKITDLRACAALGRAARIPTLVDNTFATPVFQRPLALGADLVLHSTTKYIGGHCDVIGGSVVTSDADWAARLKFVQNATGAVPGPQDCFLLLRGIKTLGLRVERHAKNALAVARFLQSHPAVERVYYPGLRSHPQHDLAAAQASGFGSIVSVEFKGGLETVRAILPRLRLWPLAESLGGVKSLLCHPVTMTHASVEAEERARIGISDGLVRLSVGIEEVANLIDDLDRALSGSGVDARESLEKGVRA; from the coding sequence ACTTTCTCGCAGGACGAACTCGGCGGCACACCCGAGTGGTGCTACTCGCGATCGGGGAATCCGACGCGGGCCGCGCTGGAGGCGTCGCTGGCGGCGTTGGAAGGGGCGAAGCACGGCTTTGCGTTCGCCTCCGGGCTCGCCGCGGCGAACGCGGTGCTGCAGTGCCTGTCGTCGGGGGACCATGTGGTCGCGTCGCAGGACCTGTACGGCGGGTGCTACCGGCTGTTCACCAGGGTGTTCTCGCGGTTCGGCGTGCGGTTCTCGCTGGTCGACTCGACGGATGTCCGGGCGGTCGGCGCGGCGATCACGGCACAGACGCGGCTGCTGTGGCTGGAGACGCCCTCGAACCCGCTGCTGAAGATCACGGACCTTCGGGCGTGCGCTGCGCTCGGCCGCGCGGCGCGGATCCCGACGCTGGTGGACAACACGTTCGCAACGCCGGTGTTCCAGCGGCCTCTGGCGCTGGGCGCGGACCTCGTGCTGCACTCGACCACCAAGTACATCGGCGGGCACTGCGACGTGATCGGCGGGTCGGTGGTGACGTCGGACGCGGACTGGGCGGCGCGCCTGAAGTTCGTGCAGAACGCGACGGGTGCAGTGCCGGGGCCGCAGGACTGCTTCCTGCTGCTTCGCGGGATCAAGACGCTCGGTCTCCGGGTGGAGCGGCACGCGAAGAACGCGCTGGCGGTGGCGCGGTTCCTGCAATCGCACCCGGCGGTGGAGCGTGTGTACTACCCGGGGCTGCGGAGCCACCCGCAGCACGACCTGGCGGCGGCGCAGGCGTCGGGGTTTGGGTCGATCGTGAGCGTGGAGTTCAAGGGGGGACTGGAGACTGTGAGGGCGATCCTGCCGCGGCTGCGGCTGTGGCCGCTGGCGGAATCGCTGGGCGGGGTCAAGTCGCTGCTGTGCCACCCGGTGACGATGACGCACGCCTCGGTGGAGGCGGAGGAACGGGCGCGGATCGGAATCAGCGACGGGCTGGTGCGGCTGAGCGTGGGGATTGAGGAGGTGGCCAACCTGATCGACGACCTGGATCGGGCGTTGAGCGGCTCCGGGGTGGATGCCCGGGAGAGCCTGGAGAAAGGGGTGCGGGCGTGA